The following DNA comes from Chitinophagales bacterium.
TTATGATGCCCGAACATATAACAATACCATATTGGATGCTGTGCGAATGGAATTAATTCGGATAGAAACTTTAGGAATTACAGGCTTTGATGTGCCGGACTCTAAAAATGCCATTCCAGAAGCTATTGAAGCACTTAAAACTTTAGCTGCTATTATTCAATTTTACAAGCCTTTGTTTGACGAAGCGAATGCCACCGTTTTTTATAATAAAGCCAATCCATTATTTAACAATGCTATTAATTATTTAAAAAATGACCAAGATTTTGAGGCTTTAAATCGTTTGGAATTAATGACAGATTATTTGCAACCATTATCTGCGTGGGTTTCTGAATCTTTTGCTGTTTTACATTACGATTATTTAAAAATTCATCCTGCATCAAACCCTCAAGCCAAGCATTTGTTTGCCGAAGATTTTTTAACAGATCCATATTACGCAGATGCCAATGAATATACTATTGCCTTAGGCAAAAAATTATTTTATGAAACACTATTGTCTAAAAACCGCCAGCGTAGTTGTGCTTCCTGCCATATTCCGCAGTTGGGATTTGCTGATGGTTTAGCCAAAAATGTATCTTTAGATGGCAGTCAATTCTTACCCAGAAATACGCCTACTTTAATTAATGCCGCTTACCAACGAAAATTTTTGTATGATTCTAAATTCAACACTATTGAAAAACAATCTATGAATGTAATTCATAATGAAATGGAAATGAATGGCAATTTAGAACTGGTGGTAGATACTTTATTTTGCATACCGGAGTATGTAGATTTGTACGAAAAGGGTTTTAATGGTATTTTAAATGAATATACTACCATAAGAGCTATCACAGATTATGTTACTTCATTAAAAAGTGTAGATTCTCGTTTTGATAAATATATGAATGGCGATAAAGAAGCTCTAACGCCCTCAGAGATAAATGGGTTTAATCTTTTTGCAGGTAAAGCAAAGTGTGCTACCTGCCATTATATGCCTATGTTTAACGGCTTAGTACCGCCTTTTTATATGGAAACAGAATCGGAAATTATAGGCGTGCCTGCCAGCACAAAAATTCCTTATGAGTTGGATGCTGATTTAGGGAAATACGAAATAAACAAATTAGATTTTCAAAAGTTTTCTTTTAAAACAACCACGCTAAAAAACATAGAACTAACAGCACCTTATATGCACAATGGCATATTTAATACCTTAGAAGAAGTGGTAGATTTTTATAACGATGGTGGCGGTGTAGGGCACGGCATTGATTTACCGAGTCAAACTTTACCTACGGATTCTTTGCATTTAACAACACAAGAAAAAGCAGATTTGGTTCTTTTTATGAAAGCATTAACAGACGAAGCATATAGATAAAAAAGGGACTACCTTTTTAAGATAATCCCAATTATAATTATTTATACTTAGTACAAACTACTCTTTTCCTTTCTTTTTTGGTTTATCTTTTCCAAAATTGTAAGTTAAACCTACGGTTAACACTTCTCTAAATTGAACGCCAGTAGTGTTTTGCTGAATAAAATTCCCATCGGCATCTTTATACAAATCGCCAGTATCCGGATTTTTTAAATATACAGCATCTCCGTTTTTATCTACTTTAGCCCAGCTTGTGTTATCGTCATACAATAAATGTGTAAATAAGTTTACTGCCAGCCAATCGTTTACTTTTAAATCTATACCCGTTTGCCAATCTACGTCTATGTTTTTACGGTTGGTTTTGTTGGGGTCTGTATAGCTCATAAACAACTCTAAAACGCTACGTACATTTACGTTTTTAAACACTTCTTTTTGGAATGAAAAACGAGCTAATGCTCCAAACTCTGCTCTAAAGTTTTTATTGTAATATCTATTGCCATTAGCATCTGTAGTGGCAGGTATATATCTGTCAAGATTTGCTATATTATCATTGGCTACTATTGTAAACTTGCCCGCTACAGGAGAAAGGAATATAGAAAAATACGGTTTTGGCTTATAATCTATACCTATGGCTGTTTTTATATACATTGGCGAAGCAAATTGAGTAATTAATTTCTTAGGTGCTTCGGCATAATCATAGCCTTTAGTTACGGCACTTTGCACGTTTACTAAGCCAGATAAAAACAAAGTTTTAGTTAATTTATACCCATATTGAGAGTTAAGCACCATTAAATTTTGGTTTATTTGAGCTCCTTCGCCTTTAAATTTAACAATACCCCAGTTGGCATCAAAAGTGTTTTCCCAAATATGTCTTTTCTTTACTAAATTGGCAAAAGCAAAAACATGAAAGTTAACGGCTATTTGACTGTTTCCTCCTGCTGCCCAGTTTACTAAAGCTGTTTGCCCAAACTGAATAGCTCCTGTGCCTCCCCAGTCCCATTTAGCGGTATCAGAAATCTCGCCTAATTTTCCTGAAATCTTTTCTCTGTCTGTTGCTGCTTCAAGCGTTTCTTCTTTTTGAGCATTAACATTACTCAATCCAAACGCTAAAATCAGCATTAAAAATACTTTGTAAAAATTGTTCATAGTTTTAATTTTAGAAGTGCAAATATCTCAACAAATATGCCAATATTCAAAATATTGGATTACTTAATACACACACATGTATATTTTATGTAGCTTTGCACCTAATGAAAATAAACAAAATACTACAAATTGTTTGGCTGGCTACGGGCATTATGGCTATATTTATAGCTATATACAACTATATGCGTTTTGGCGAAATAGTAAACAAAGTGTATATGCCTCTTATAATTTCTGTATTCTGTTTTGTTTTGTTTTTTAACCTTTATCGCAAAAGAAATAAGTAACAGACTTATATGTCATTGTTTTTAACCATAGTTTTTTTATTGTTAAGTGCCTTGTTTTCCGGCTTAGAAATAGCGTTTATTTCTTCTAACAAATTACGTATTGAACTGAATAAAGAAACGGGAAACCTTGCCAGTAAAATAATAGCTAAATATAATGAAGATGCTCCCACATTTATAACGGCATTGCTCATAGGCAATAATATTGCACTTATTTTATTCAGTTCCTACATGTCTAATATAGTAGATGGAAATGTTTTGAGCTTTTTAGGACACAATCCTTTAGTTTTACTGTTAGTTCAAACTTTAATTACTACTATTGTAGTACTCGTTTTTGGCGAATTTTTCCCTAAAGCTCTTTTCAGAATTTCGCCTTACAGAGCTTTGTTGCTATTTGCATTACCTTTTCATTATGTAATATATTGGATATTAAAACCCATAGCATTTGTAGTTTCGTGGCTGTCAAAATCTATTATTAAGCTAATAATGCCCAATAAGTATAATGAAGAACAAGAAAATTTTACCTCTGTAGATTTAGAACACTACATTAAAGAAGTTAGCTCGGGCAGTCATTCTGACGATGACGATGATGAATTAAATAGCGATATTTTTGAAAAAGCACTTTATTTAAAGGAAATAAAAGTAAAAGAATGTATGGTGCCCCGTATGGAAATACAAGGTGTAGAACTTAGCATCGGCTTAGATGAAATAAGATCTCTTTTTGTTGATTCTAAGCATTCGCGATTAATTGTTTACGAAAACGATATTGACAATATTTTGGGTTATGTGCATCATATTGACTTTTTAAAGAAACCCCAAAACATAAAAGAAATTATTTATGATGTTACCGTAGTACCGGAAAATATGAGTGCCCGAGATTTACTTACTATTTTTACTAAAGAACACAAAACTATGGCACAGGTAGTAGATGAATATGGCGGCACAGCAGGTATTGTTACTTTAGAAGATTTAATAGAAGAAATTTTTGGCGAAATACAAGACGAACACGATGATGACGAGTTTATAGAAAAACAACTAAATGAAAGTGAATACGTTTTTTCCGGAAGGTTAGAAATTGATTATATTAATGAAAAATATGGATTAAATATTCCTATGGGAGATTATGAAACCCTGGCGGGCTATGTGGTAGTAAACCATGAAGATATACCCGAAATAGATGAAAATATCTACATTGACAATTTCAAAATTCATATACTTTCTGCCTCTAACAACAGAATAGAAACCTTGCAATTAAAAAAATTGGACATAGAAAATGAATAGTTTTTATTCAATAAAAGCACTAAAAAAGTATTTAAACCAAGCTAAATCAGAAGGAAAAACCATTGGTTTTGTGCCTACTATGGGTGCACTGCACAAAGGGCATCTTTCGCTGGTTCAAGCGGCATTAAATGAATGCAATATTGCCGTTGCCAGTATTTTTGTAAACCCCACACAGTTTAACAATAAAGAAGATTTAGACAAATACCCAAGAACATTAGAAAAAGATAGTGAACTTTTAGAAAATGTAGGTTGCCATGCTGTTTTTGCTCCTACGGTAAAAGAAATGTATCCTCATGGATTAAAAAATGGTTTTGAAGCTCCGCAAATAGGAAATATAACTTCTGTATTAGAAGGAGAACACCGCCCGGGACATTTTGAAGGCATGATGCAAGTAGTAAGTCTATTGCTTGATATTGTAGCTCCTACCCATTTGTATATGGGATTAAAAGACTATCAACAGTTTGCCATAGTTAGCTTAATGGTAGAAGCACAAGGCAGAGAAATAATAATGAGAGGCATGCCTATAGTTAGAGAAGAAAACGGTTTAGCCATGAGTTCAAGGAATGAACGACTGAGTCCCACTTGCCGAGAAAATGCTAAAATTATATATGAAACACTTGAAAAAGTAAAATCTCAGTTAGATTTTCATAATATAGACGAGTTAGAAAAATTGGGGAAAGCTTTAATAGAAAAATTAGATGGCACAGAAGTTGAATATTTTGAAATAGTGGACGCAAAAACTCTAACAAAAACCGACATTAATGCTAAAAAGAACTTAATTGCTTTAACTGCTGTTTGGTATGAAGGCATTCGCCTTATAGACAATATGATTTTATAAAATTAGTTTTAAATTTGCCTTAACTTATGCAATTACAAGTATTCAAATCAAAAATACACAGGGCTGTTGTAACTCAAGCCGACTTAAATTATATAGGTAGTATTACCATTGATGAAGACCTAATGGATGCCGCCAATATATTAGAAAACGAACGCGTA
Coding sequences within:
- a CDS encoding pantoate--beta-alanine ligase, translated to MNSFYSIKALKKYLNQAKSEGKTIGFVPTMGALHKGHLSLVQAALNECNIAVASIFVNPTQFNNKEDLDKYPRTLEKDSELLENVGCHAVFAPTVKEMYPHGLKNGFEAPQIGNITSVLEGEHRPGHFEGMMQVVSLLLDIVAPTHLYMGLKDYQQFAIVSLMVEAQGREIIMRGMPIVREENGLAMSSRNERLSPTCRENAKIIYETLEKVKSQLDFHNIDELEKLGKALIEKLDGTEVEYFEIVDAKTLTKTDINAKKNLIALTAVWYEGIRLIDNMIL
- a CDS encoding DUF3078 domain-containing protein, coding for MNNFYKVFLMLILAFGLSNVNAQKEETLEAATDREKISGKLGEISDTAKWDWGGTGAIQFGQTALVNWAAGGNSQIAVNFHVFAFANLVKKRHIWENTFDANWGIVKFKGEGAQINQNLMVLNSQYGYKLTKTLFLSGLVNVQSAVTKGYDYAEAPKKLITQFASPMYIKTAIGIDYKPKPYFSIFLSPVAGKFTIVANDNIANLDRYIPATTDANGNRYYNKNFRAEFGALARFSFQKEVFKNVNVRSVLELFMSYTDPNKTNRKNIDVDWQTGIDLKVNDWLAVNLFTHLLYDDNTSWAKVDKNGDAVYLKNPDTGDLYKDADGNFIQQNTTGVQFREVLTVGLTYNFGKDKPKKKGKE
- a CDS encoding HlyC/CorC family transporter, with product MSLFLTIVFLLLSALFSGLEIAFISSNKLRIELNKETGNLASKIIAKYNEDAPTFITALLIGNNIALILFSSYMSNIVDGNVLSFLGHNPLVLLLVQTLITTIVVLVFGEFFPKALFRISPYRALLLFALPFHYVIYWILKPIAFVVSWLSKSIIKLIMPNKYNEEQENFTSVDLEHYIKEVSSGSHSDDDDDELNSDIFEKALYLKEIKVKECMVPRMEIQGVELSIGLDEIRSLFVDSKHSRLIVYENDIDNILGYVHHIDFLKKPQNIKEIIYDVTVVPENMSARDLLTIFTKEHKTMAQVVDEYGGTAGIVTLEDLIEEIFGEIQDEHDDDEFIEKQLNESEYVFSGRLEIDYINEKYGLNIPMGDYETLAGYVVVNHEDIPEIDENIYIDNFKIHILSASNNRIETLQLKKLDIENE
- a CDS encoding cytochrome C peroxidase: MQKNVVKWVLFGFIIILLFAFRIENDATQLSVANNINNFHKNNLNIFYKSIQTLENKENQNLSENALKPYFLACREQFKHCEFLLTYVNLYKNLKYNGPNVPYVVFDGADVKNIEQPHGLQVMEDLIYNANASSRSALKTEILALDALVKKEINRIADKEVYDARTYNNTILDAVRMELIRIETLGITGFDVPDSKNAIPEAIEALKTLAAIIQFYKPLFDEANATVFYNKANPLFNNAINYLKNDQDFEALNRLELMTDYLQPLSAWVSESFAVLHYDYLKIHPASNPQAKHLFAEDFLTDPYYADANEYTIALGKKLFYETLLSKNRQRSCASCHIPQLGFADGLAKNVSLDGSQFLPRNTPTLINAAYQRKFLYDSKFNTIEKQSMNVIHNEMEMNGNLELVVDTLFCIPEYVDLYEKGFNGILNEYTTIRAITDYVTSLKSVDSRFDKYMNGDKEALTPSEINGFNLFAGKAKCATCHYMPMFNGLVPPFYMETESEIIGVPASTKIPYELDADLGKYEINKLDFQKFSFKTTTLKNIELTAPYMHNGIFNTLEEVVDFYNDGGGVGHGIDLPSQTLPTDSLHLTTQEKADLVLFMKALTDEAYR